TTTAAATGAACTTACATAACTTACATGGTTAAAAAAAACGTTTCAAATGACACACTACGAAATTTCAAATCTTAGGCTTGCTTCCCAAAAATTGCACAAAACCAATGCTTGTTCGCCAGAGGAAATTGTCAGGCATCTTGGTGCCATGCAGGCTCAGGATTATGCAATGGCTAAATGGGCGATTTGTTCCCGATGTGATGCTACTGAAAAAGAAATCGATGAAGCCATTAATTCCGGAAAAATAATCCGTACCCATATTTTACGTCCAACCTGGCATTTGGTTGCTGCCGAAGATATTTACTGGATGCTTGATCTTTCCGGACCACAGGTCAAACGCATTATTCTTGCCGAAACGAAAAAATATGGCTGTGACGAAAAAGAATTTGGCAAGATCAACTCAGAAATAGAAAAAATACTGGCCGGAAACAATCATTTAACCCGGGAAGAAATCATAAATGAATTGAATGTCAAAAAGTTTTCAGGCGATTATAAATTAAGTCCTGTTCTGATCATGATGTATGCAGAATTAGATGGTTTAGTCTGCAATGGCAAAATGAAAGGCAAAAAAATGACGTATGCCTTACTGGAAGAAAGGGCTCCTAAACCAAAAAGCAAATTAACCAAAGAAGAAGCTTTAGCTAAACTTGCAAAACGTTATTTTAAAAGCCGTGGTCCGGCAACAGTCGCCGATTTTTCACACTGGTCCGGTTTTTCTGCAACAATTTGCAAATCCACTATTAATGCAATTTCATTGCAATTGAACAGCATCACTATTGATAATCAGCAATTTTGGTTCGGAAAAGATCACCCTAATCCAGATAATTTCCCCGAAAGCGTACATTTTCTCGCAGCCTTCGATGAGTATTTAATCTCGTATAAAAACCGCGAATCTTCCATTTTATTAGAGCATCAACCAAAAGCTTTTACCAAAAACGGCATTTTTAAACCTACAATTGTAGAAAACGGAAAAGTAATCGGAACCTGGAAAAGAACCATCAAAAAAGATCACGTCAAAATTGAAACCGACTTTTTTAATCAAACCGAAATGAGCAAAAAGCAACTACTTTTTGAAGGATTAAAATCTTTTGAAAATTATCTGGAAACGAAAATTTTTATTGAACAAAATTCATAATGATTGAAGTAACTTACTTGTTTTAACTGCGAAACTACTTTTGTAATGCTCTTTTATAATGAATACAATTGTTAAGATTTAACTCTTTCAGAATGGTTTGTTATATTTGAATTAAAATAGTAAAGCTTTTAATTATATTATATCCTAACGAACTACTTACAAAAATAAATACTAAATGAAAAAATCAATAATTGCATTTTTATTCCTCTTTACTAATATCTACACTATGACCGCTCAGGAAGATCCTTATTTATGGCTGGAAGAAGTTGACGGAAAAAAAGCATTGGATTTTGTTGAAAAAGAAAACAAAGCCACGTTAGACGTTCTTACTAATCAAAGTGAATATCAGGATATCTACACTAAAAGTCTTGCTGTTTTAAACGATACAGATAAGATCGCTTACCCAGGAGTTTTTGGGGATTATATTTATAATTTTTGGCAAGATAGCGAGCATGTTAGAGGGATTTGGCGCAGAACAACAAAGAAAAGCTACTATACTAAAAATCCTGTATGGGAAACGCTTTTAGACATTGATGCTTTGAGCAAACAAGATAATATTAAATGGGTTTATAAGGGTGCGCAAGGTTTGTATCCAAAGTATGACCGCTTCTTAGTAAGCCTTTCTAATGGAGGTGGTGATGCTGTTGAGGTTAAAGAATTCGATGCAGTTACCAAGAAATTTATTCCAAATGGATTTTCACTTCCAGAATCTAAAAATAGTGTCAGTTACTTTGATGCAAATACTTTAATTGTCGGAACCGATTTTGGCGAAGGAAGCATGACCTCTTCTGGTTATCCAAGAGTTGTTAAATTATGGAAAAGAGGAACCAAATTATCTGAAGCAAAAACAATATTTGAAGGAGATGTTGCCGATGTTTCGGATAATGGATACTTAATTCGGGATGGTGAAAAGAGTTATCTTTTTATTGGAAAAGGAGAAACATTTTACACCTCAAAATCTTTTGTAATGGTTAACGATAAATTGGTAAAACTGGATATTCCTGATGATGCTAATTTTAGCGCAATATTAAATAATCAGGCAATAATCAATTTAAAATCAGACTGGACAGTTAATGGTAAGACCTTCAGGCAAGGTTCTGCTATCAGCCTCAATTTTACTTCATTATTAAAAGGAGAAAAAGACTTGCAGCTTATTTATGAACCGGATGCTTACAGTAGCATTTCGGAAATTTCAAGTACCAAAAACTTTTTGTTACTGAACATTTTAAACAATGTAAAAAGTGAGCTTTATTCTTATTCTTACACAGATGGTACATGGAAAAGAGCCAAAACCAATGCTCCTGAATATGGAACAATCGAAATCGTGGCAACTGATGAATTTAGTGATGACTACTATTTTAATTATCAAAACTTCCTCACTCCTACTTCTTTATTTAGTGCTAATGCAAAAAACAATACAGTTCAAAAGGTAAAATCCCTTTCTGCATATTTTGATGGTAGCAAGTATAAAGTGGAACAATTTAAAATGAAATCGAAAGATGGTGAAATGATTCCATATTTTGTGATTGCGGGAAAAAATATTAAATATGACGGAAATAATCCAACTCTACTAAACGCTTATGGTGGATTTGAAGTTTCAGAACAACCTTTTTATTCTGGCGTTATCGGTCAAGCCTGGTTAGACAAAGGAGGCGTTTTTGTATTAGCAAACATTCGGGGTGGTGGAGAATTTGGACCAAAATGGCATCAGGCAGGATTGAAAGAAAAAAGGCAAAACATT
The Flavobacterium flavigenum genome window above contains:
- a CDS encoding winged helix DNA-binding domain-containing protein, with amino-acid sequence MTHYEISNLRLASQKLHKTNACSPEEIVRHLGAMQAQDYAMAKWAICSRCDATEKEIDEAINSGKIIRTHILRPTWHLVAAEDIYWMLDLSGPQVKRIILAETKKYGCDEKEFGKINSEIEKILAGNNHLTREEIINELNVKKFSGDYKLSPVLIMMYAELDGLVCNGKMKGKKMTYALLEERAPKPKSKLTKEEALAKLAKRYFKSRGPATVADFSHWSGFSATICKSTINAISLQLNSITIDNQQFWFGKDHPNPDNFPESVHFLAAFDEYLISYKNRESSILLEHQPKAFTKNGIFKPTIVENGKVIGTWKRTIKKDHVKIETDFFNQTEMSKKQLLFEGLKSFENYLETKIFIEQNS
- a CDS encoding prolyl oligopeptidase family serine peptidase encodes the protein MKKSIIAFLFLFTNIYTMTAQEDPYLWLEEVDGKKALDFVEKENKATLDVLTNQSEYQDIYTKSLAVLNDTDKIAYPGVFGDYIYNFWQDSEHVRGIWRRTTKKSYYTKNPVWETLLDIDALSKQDNIKWVYKGAQGLYPKYDRFLVSLSNGGGDAVEVKEFDAVTKKFIPNGFSLPESKNSVSYFDANTLIVGTDFGEGSMTSSGYPRVVKLWKRGTKLSEAKTIFEGDVADVSDNGYLIRDGEKSYLFIGKGETFYTSKSFVMVNDKLVKLDIPDDANFSAILNNQAIINLKSDWTVNGKTFRQGSAISLNFTSLLKGEKDLQLIYEPDAYSSISEISSTKNFLLLNILNNVKSELYSYSYTDGTWKRAKTNAPEYGTIEIVATDEFSDDYYFNYQNFLTPTSLFSANAKNNTVQKVKSLSAYFDGSKYKVEQFKMKSKDGEMIPYFVIAGKNIKYDGNNPTLLNAYGGFEVSEQPFYSGVIGQAWLDKGGVFVLANIRGGGEFGPKWHQAGLKEKRQNIYNDFHGIAEDLIAKKITSSKHLGIMGGSNGGLLMGVAFTQRPDLYNAVVCQVPLLDMKRYNKLLAGASWMGEYGDPDTSDWDFIKKYSPYQNVNKDTKYPEVFFMTSTRDDRVHPGHARKMAAKMIDMGNKIYYYENTEGGHGGSSTNEQRAKFYALYYSYLWKKLKV